The proteins below come from a single Elgaria multicarinata webbii isolate HBS135686 ecotype San Diego chromosome 11, rElgMul1.1.pri, whole genome shotgun sequence genomic window:
- the LOC134405377 gene encoding olfactory receptor 2D3-like, which produces MWFQNGTSVNEFILLGFTSHPTLQLLLLVLCLGMSLITMLGNSLIIVLVWVDSRLHTAMYFFIGNLSLLDIFFTLITVPQMLVHMVSWPKTISFNRCMAQLNLTLCCGMTECFILALMAYDRYVAICQPLRYPTIMRMQVCMQMAGACWLGGFLNAAALTVITINFPFCGPNQINHFFCEEPAVLQLACMDTYMVKVIIFALSVIVLMLPFTFIVVSYIHIARVVLSMRSAEGQQRAFSTCATHLTVVTLFYSTISFTYLQPQSDRAAEQEKKASIFYALVSPMLNPIIYSLRNKDVKGALAKLMGKVS; this is translated from the coding sequence ATGTGGTTTCAGAATGGGACCTCAGTGAATGAGTTCATCCTTCTCGGCTTCACCAGCCATCCCACATTGCAGCTTCTCCTCTTGGTGCTGTGCCTAGGCATGTCTCTCATCACCATGCTTGGAAACAGCCTCATCATTGTCTTAGTCTGGGTTGACTCCCGCCTCCACACAGCCATGTACTTTTTCATCGGGAACCTCTCCTTGTTGGACATATTCTTCACACTGATCACAGTCCCTCAGATGCTGGTCCACATGGTCTCTTGGCCCAAGACCATCTCTTTCAACAGATGCATGGCCCAGCTCAACTTAACACTATGTTGTGGGATGACTGAATGCTTCATCCTAGCTCTCATGGCCTATGACCGCTACGTGGCCATATGCCAGCCCCTGCGATACCCCACCATCATGAGGATGCAGGTGTGTATGCAGATGGCCGGCGCCTGCTGGCTTGGAGGCTTTCTAAATGCTGCAGCACTGACGGTCATCACCATAAACTTTCCTTTCTGTGGGCCAAACCAGATCAATCATTTCTTTTGTGAGGAGCCAGCTGTGCTGCAACTGGCTTGCATGGACACCTATATGGTAAAAGTCATCATCTTTGCCTTGAGTGTCATTGTCCTCATGTTGCctttcactttcatagtggtCTCCTACATCCACATTGCCAGAGTGGTGCTCAGCATGCGCTCAGCAGAAGGGCAGCAACGTGCTTTCTCTACCTGTGCCACCCACCTCACTGTTGTCACGTTGTTCTATAGCACCATCAGCTTTACTTATTTGCAGCCCCAGTCAGACCGGGCTGCAGAACAGGAGAAGAAAGCTTCAATCTTTTATGCTCTGGTCTCCCCCATGCTGAACCCCATCATCTACAGCTTGAGGAACAAAGATGTTAAAGGGGCATTGGCCAAACTGATGGGGAAAGTCAGTTGA